Proteins encoded by one window of Blastocatellia bacterium:
- the serS gene encoding serine--tRNA ligase: protein ARADALRAERNRASEEIGRLIRSGATAEAEALRARLRQVGEEIKRLEDDIAACEAGLHSLLAGLPNLPHDSVPQGTDETFNVEVRRWGSPREFDFEPRDHVELGQRLGILDLERAAKITGARFAVLSDLGARLERALINFMLDIHTREHGYREVWLPFMVKEESLFASGQLPKFAGDLFWAVDRSDVLRWQGAQSAGETASDSDPTGDALRKLFSGGLWLIPTAEVPLVNLYRDEILDGDSLPLSLTAYTPCFRSEAGSYGKDVRGLIRQHQFDKVELVKFCRPEESYDQLEELTRHAEAILQRLGLPYRVVVLCTGDMGFASAKTYDIEVWLPSQQRYREISSCSNCEAFQARRGNIRFRRRPGAKPEYVHTLNGSGLAVGRTWLAILENYQQADGSVLVPHALRPYLDGCERIEPAK, encoded by the coding sequence CGCCCGCGCCGATGCACTTCGCGCCGAGCGCAATCGCGCCAGCGAAGAGATCGGCAGGCTCATCCGATCGGGCGCGACCGCCGAAGCCGAGGCCCTGCGGGCTCGATTGCGTCAGGTTGGAGAGGAGATCAAACGACTGGAGGACGATATCGCCGCCTGCGAGGCCGGGCTTCATTCGCTCCTGGCGGGTCTTCCCAACCTCCCCCACGATTCGGTCCCTCAGGGAACCGATGAGACATTCAATGTCGAAGTGCGCCGCTGGGGGTCGCCCCGGGAATTTGATTTCGAGCCCCGCGACCACGTCGAACTCGGCCAGCGACTCGGGATCCTCGATCTCGAACGAGCGGCCAAGATCACCGGCGCGCGATTTGCCGTCCTGAGCGACTTGGGAGCACGACTCGAACGCGCTCTCATCAATTTCATGCTCGACATCCATACGCGCGAGCACGGGTATCGGGAAGTCTGGCTCCCCTTCATGGTGAAGGAGGAGTCTCTTTTCGCCTCGGGGCAGCTCCCGAAATTCGCCGGCGATCTCTTCTGGGCCGTTGACCGCTCTGATGTGCTTCGGTGGCAGGGAGCCCAATCCGCAGGCGAAACAGCTTCCGACTCCGATCCGACGGGTGACGCGCTGCGAAAACTGTTCTCGGGGGGACTGTGGCTCATTCCAACGGCGGAAGTCCCTCTGGTCAATCTCTATCGGGATGAAATTCTCGACGGGGATTCTCTACCGCTCAGCCTCACAGCCTACACGCCGTGCTTCCGTAGCGAAGCCGGCAGCTATGGCAAGGATGTGCGCGGTCTCATCCGTCAGCATCAGTTCGACAAGGTGGAACTCGTGAAATTCTGCCGACCGGAAGAGTCCTACGACCAACTGGAGGAATTGACCCGGCACGCGGAAGCGATCCTCCAGCGATTGGGATTACCCTATCGCGTCGTGGTTCTGTGCACCGGTGACATGGGATTTGCTTCGGCTAAAACTTACGATATCGAGGTCTGGCTTCCCAGTCAGCAACGGTATCGGGAGATCTCCTCTTGCTCCAACTGCGAGGCATTTCAAGCGCGCCGGGGAAACATTCGGTTCCGACGACGGCCCGGCGCAAAACCGGAATACGTTCACACGCTCAACGGATCAGGGCTCGCGGTGGGACGAACGTGGCTGGCCATTCTGGAGAACTATCAGCAAGCCGATGGATCCGTCCTCGTCCCTCACGCTCTCCGTCCTTACCTCGATGGCTGCGAGCGGATCGAACCGGCAAAATAA
- the rfaE2 gene encoding D-glycero-beta-D-manno-heptose 1-phosphate adenylyltransferase: MGLIVDPETLVAIRQDLRQRGKRVVFTNGCFDLLHPGHVRLLAEAKHLGDVLIVALNSDRSVRQLKGAGRPILSQEERCEIVAALEMVDYVTTFDELTPRELIRKLLPDVLVKGGDWSIEEIVGREDVQAHGGQVLSLPFVPGYSTTRMIERIIRTFSAVSP; this comes from the coding sequence ATGGGACTTATTGTTGATCCGGAGACTCTCGTCGCCATACGCCAGGACTTGCGGCAGCGAGGGAAACGCGTCGTATTCACCAACGGATGTTTCGACCTCCTTCACCCCGGTCACGTTCGGCTCCTGGCCGAAGCCAAACATCTGGGAGATGTACTGATCGTCGCCCTCAACAGCGATCGCTCGGTCCGTCAACTCAAAGGAGCCGGTCGTCCCATTCTCTCCCAGGAGGAACGCTGCGAGATTGTCGCTGCTCTGGAGATGGTTGATTACGTCACGACGTTCGATGAGCTGACCCCGCGCGAGCTGATCCGAAAGCTCCTGCCTGATGTGCTCGTCAAGGGAGGCGACTGGAGCATTGAGGAGATCGTCGGACGAGAGGATGTCCAGGCACACGGCGGTCAGGTTCTCTCCCTTCCGTTCGTGCCGGGCTATTCGACGACCCGGATGATCGAGCGCATCATCAGGACTTTTTCAGCAGTCTCGCCATAG